TTGGTGGACAGAATGGCTCCCGCTGACAGATTCGGCACGACCTTTTCCGTGAAGAACTGCTTCTTGATCGCCATATTTTCGATAATCACCTCAATGACCCAGTCGCACTCCCGGAGTCGACCCATATCGTCTTCGAAGTTGCCGGTTTCGATGCGCCGGGCATCTTCCTTCAAATAGAACGGCGCGGGCTTCATCTTCAGCAGCCCTTCATAACCGCCACGGACGATGCGATTGCGCACTGTGGCGCTCTCCACGCTGAGGCCACTGGCTTTTTCCGCCTCGCTGGCTTCACGGGGCGCGATGTCAAGCAACAGCACATCGAACCCTCCATTGACCAAATGGGCAGCAATGGTGGCACCCATCACACCCGAACCGAGCACGGCTACCCTTCTGATTTGCCTCATGTTTTCCTCCATATACGCATAGTTTCTCTGTTCACTGGCCTGTATTCATTCAGTTTACTTCTGAGCGTTGCCATTGCCGTTACCGTTGGCGTCGAACATGCCCTCAATGCTGACCCGATACTTCTCGGCAATGACCTTGCGCTTGAGCTTCAGGGTCGGCGTGAGCTCGCCATCTTCGATGGAGAAGTCGCGGGGCAGAATGACGAATTTTTTGATGGTCTCGTAGGAGGGCAGCTTCGCGTTCACATCGCGCACCCGCTCTTCAAAGAGCTTATGAACTTTTTTATGGGTAACCAGGTCGCGAATTTCGATATAGTTCAGCTTTTTGTCCTGGGCGAATTCCAGCAGCCGCTCAACATTGGGCGTCAGGAGCGCTACCAGGTACGGCTTGCGATCGCCATACACAAACGCCTGGGAGATGTACTTGTCCAGCTTGAGTTCATTTTCAATCGGCTGGGGAGCCACATTCTTGCCACCAGCGGTGACAATGATCTCCTTTTTGCGATCGACGATATACACAAAGCCGTTTTCATCAATCCGCGCAATATCGCCGGTGTACAGCCAGCCATCGATGATCGTCTGGGCAGTGGCTTCAGGATTCTTGTAATACCCCTGCATCACCTGAGGGCCACGCACCAGCAGTTCACCGTCCTCGGCAGTTTTGACTTCCGTCTGATCCAGTACCTGACCCACAGAACCAAACCGGTTATCGGCAATGGTGTTCAGTGTCAGAGCCGGACTGGTTTCGGTGAGCCCATATCCTTCAAACACGGGAATCCCCACTGCCCACATAAATTCGTTGATGGTCTTGTCCAATGGAGCACCACCGGAAATAAAGAACCGCATGCGGCCGCCGAAGCGAGGCTTGATCTTGCTGAACACCAGGCGCTTCGCGAGCCCGTACTTCACGCCCAGCGAACCGACCGGTTGGTTTTCTATATAACGGCGATAGACGTACTGTTTGCCGACATCCACTGCCCAGTGGAACAGACTGCGTCGCACCGCCGGCGCCTGGTGCACATTTTCGTAAATCCGGGAATAGATCTTCTCAAAGAGCCTTGGCACACTGACCATGACCGTGGGACGAATCTCCTGAATATTCTCCACCACCTTGTCCACGTTTTCCGCAAAGGCCACATGGGCACCGTACATCAGCGGAGCATGGTAGCCCGCCGTGCGCTCAAGAACGTGGCTCAGGGGCAGAAAGCTGAGGAAGACCTCGTCTTCCGCCATGCCACCAAGCTTCTGCACACCGGCGCAGGCGTCAAAAAGCATGTTGGAGTGCGTAAGCATGACACCCTTGGGTACACCCGTAGTACCGGAAGTGTAGATAACCGTAATCAGATCTTCAGGTGTGATCTGTGCTATCTCCTCTTCGAGCTCAACACGCTCTTCATCGGTCAGGGGATGGGATACTTCCGAAAGCTGCTGAAGGGTATTCACCGGCAGATCATCGGAGCCGAGGAACTGCTCAAAAGAGACCACCCGCTCCACATGGGGAATATTCTGCCGGATCTGCAGGATCTTCTCGTACTGCAACCGCGTGGAGACGAACACAATGCGCGATTCGGAGTGGTTGATCACATACTCTGCCTGCTCAGCTGTATTGGTGGCGTAGATAGGCACCGTTATGGCCCGCGCCGCCTGGACACCAAAGTCCGCAATTGCCCAACCGGTACGATTTTCCGAGAAAATCGCCACTCGGTCACCAGGCTTGATACCAGCCTTGCGCAACCCCCTGGAGGCCATCAGAATGCGATCATAAAACTGCGCGTAGCTCAGCGTCACCCACTCACCACGCCGCTTGAAGGTCACCGCTGCCTTATGGGCATGGCGCTTCGCGTTCAATTGCAGGATTTTTAATATGGAACCATATGACATCATATCCATAGCACAGCCTCCTGGAGCATGGGTCGAAAATACATAACCTTTACGTGCAAGTCAACCAAAAAACAAACGTCTTTATAAATGCGAGAACGGGACGCACCTGAGGCGCGCCCCGTAAAAAAACTCAGAAGGAGTAGGTCAATGAAACACCGACAATGTTAATGGTGTTACTGTACTCACCCCGCAAAGAACCTTTCAGGGTATTCTCGGGAACACTCTGCTGCTGGTCAATTTTTGCGTCCTTCACCATGAGGTGAGCGTAGCCCACATCAATACCCATACGCTCATTCACCTGGTACCCAAGACCAACAGAAATCCAGGTGCGATCATTACCGGGGACCCGTGGCTGACGGGCCTGGGCATCGGGAATCGCCTCCTCGTCAAGGGCCAGGCCGGCGCGCAGAATCGTGCGTGGATTCAGGCGATACGTGGTTCCCACCGAATAGCGCATCTGATCTTCCCAGTCGAAGGTGGTGACACTGTCATCACGACCGTCACTGAACTGCACCCGCAGCTCATCAAAGGAGCTCCAGCCCATCCAGGTCACGTCAGCCATAACTGCCCAGTCGGGATTCACCTGATGATGCACACTCAAGGAGGCACTATCGGGAACCTTGATCTTGGCCTTGGCGCTGCCGTTGGCAAAATTGGGCGAAGCGGCAATGGCGCCATCAAGAGCTGGATTTCCCGATATGGTTTCCGGAACTGTGAACTTGGCACTGCCGCTGGCCGTATAGCTGATGGTGGAACGATAGGCAAAACCCATGCGGGTCTGATCGTTAAACTCATAGAGGAACCCGAAGTTAAACCCATAGCCGGTATCGTCCGCCTCCAGCACCACCTTGCCATCACGGTTATGCACCAGGGGAGCCAGTGCCTCGTTGTAACCAGATTGCGCATAGGCGATAGTCCCGAAATCTATGGCGTTGGAGAGCTCGGCATCCAGGTACTGCAGGCTCAGGCCGGCCCCGACACTGAACTGATCATTGACGCGCCACGCGATGGACGGATTGACGTTCACGGTCATGAAATCCGATTTAATGGCATAGTAACGGCCATACCAGTCTTCCTTGTAATCCGTGGCATTACCAAATGGCGCGTTAATCCCCAGTCCGACGTACAGACCATTCTCCAGCTCAACCACAGAGTAAAAGTTCGGCACAATCGTGTTCTGCCCAGGCTGCCCGCCAGTGCTTCCACCCGTCGTCGAACCATCGTCCTTAAACTTCAGATCAGGAACAATCAGCGTCATGCCACCAACAACCTGCTTCCCCTTCAGCAGCGTCATAGCCGCAGGGTTAAAATAAACCGTCGTTGCATCAGCACCAATAGCGGCACCCCCGGAATACGCGTTCCCAAGCCCGCTCACCCCCTGGGTCGTTATACCAAAACCTGCGCCATAAGCGTGGGTAATTCCACTGCACAGAAGCGCACTTACCGCAAACGCCATTCTCTTTCCACTCATCTCTCCACCTCGCTGATAACGTTTTCAAAGATTATCACATGATACAGGCAAGCAACAGCATCAGGTTTATCGATCCTTTACGTTCATGTCAACATCAAAATAAAACGTATTTATAATCTTGACGCCTTCGATAATCCCCCACTCAATCAGATATATTTACCCTGTCAATCTTCTACAGGAAATACCACTGCATTTAAAGATCCTCAATGACCTTAAACGACTCGCTCACTTGCCCTGTCAATCATAACATGCGTTTACAATTAATTTATCCCCATAAGCGAACCCACCACCACAACAACCAGGAA
This portion of the Desulfurispirillum indicum S5 genome encodes:
- a CDS encoding AMP-dependent synthetase/ligase; this encodes MDMMSYGSILKILQLNAKRHAHKAAVTFKRRGEWVTLSYAQFYDRILMASRGLRKAGIKPGDRVAIFSENRTGWAIADFGVQAARAITVPIYATNTAEQAEYVINHSESRIVFVSTRLQYEKILQIRQNIPHVERVVSFEQFLGSDDLPVNTLQQLSEVSHPLTDEERVELEEEIAQITPEDLITVIYTSGTTGVPKGVMLTHSNMLFDACAGVQKLGGMAEDEVFLSFLPLSHVLERTAGYHAPLMYGAHVAFAENVDKVVENIQEIRPTVMVSVPRLFEKIYSRIYENVHQAPAVRRSLFHWAVDVGKQYVYRRYIENQPVGSLGVKYGLAKRLVFSKIKPRFGGRMRFFISGGAPLDKTINEFMWAVGIPVFEGYGLTETSPALTLNTIADNRFGSVGQVLDQTEVKTAEDGELLVRGPQVMQGYYKNPEATAQTIIDGWLYTGDIARIDENGFVYIVDRKKEIIVTAGGKNVAPQPIENELKLDKYISQAFVYGDRKPYLVALLTPNVERLLEFAQDKKLNYIEIRDLVTHKKVHKLFEERVRDVNAKLPSYETIKKFVILPRDFSIEDGELTPTLKLKRKVIAEKYRVSIEGMFDANGNGNGNAQK
- a CDS encoding OmpP1/FadL family transporter — translated: MAFAVSALLCSGITHAYGAGFGITTQGVSGLGNAYSGGAAIGADATTVYFNPAAMTLLKGKQVVGGMTLIVPDLKFKDDGSTTGGSTGGQPGQNTIVPNFYSVVELENGLYVGLGINAPFGNATDYKEDWYGRYYAIKSDFMTVNVNPSIAWRVNDQFSVGAGLSLQYLDAELSNAIDFGTIAYAQSGYNEALAPLVHNRDGKVVLEADDTGYGFNFGFLYEFNDQTRMGFAYRSTISYTASGSAKFTVPETISGNPALDGAIAASPNFANGSAKAKIKVPDSASLSVHHQVNPDWAVMADVTWMGWSSFDELRVQFSDGRDDSVTTFDWEDQMRYSVGTTYRLNPRTILRAGLALDEEAIPDAQARQPRVPGNDRTWISVGLGYQVNERMGIDVGYAHLMVKDAKIDQQQSVPENTLKGSLRGEYSNTINIVGVSLTYSF